One Candidatus Bathyarchaeota archaeon genomic window carries:
- a CDS encoding glycerate kinase, translating into MGVEIRNKLQLLENSLSPELRKLRSDALDILSVAVEEVDPRRAILSHLTRAGDLLRAGEIELDMGRFRRILVVGGGKAGGAMAEALEELIGDRITAGLVNILKGTSPSSPLDRIGLNEASHPIPAEDGVRGVAKMLELVKGLNQDDLVIVLISGGGSALMADPAQGVDLEELRDLTGMLLRCGATINELNAVRKHLSTIKGGQLARRAYPATVLGLIISDVVGDPLDVIASGPTSPDPTTFRDAYEILMKYGLWDRVAKSIRSRIAAGLRGEVEETPKPGDEIFDRVFNIIVGSNMTAARAAASRASNLGYKTLILSTRLEGEARHVGGVIGGIAREIAESGNPIPPPAALIAGGETTVTVTGRGRGGRNQEAALSSSLKIEGVNAAIACLATDGIDGPTDAAGAIVDGSTLSRARATGISPEGYLRENDSYSFFERLGDLIITGPTGTNVNDLAVILVSGDRGMEK; encoded by the coding sequence ATGGGAGTGGAGATAAGGAATAAGCTCCAGCTGCTTGAGAACTCGCTCTCACCGGAGCTGAGGAAGCTTAGAAGCGACGCACTCGACATACTCAGCGTAGCCGTAGAGGAAGTGGATCCGAGGAGAGCGATCCTGAGCCACCTAACTAGGGCGGGGGACCTCCTCAGGGCAGGCGAAATAGAACTCGACATGGGGAGATTCAGGAGGATCCTGGTCGTCGGAGGGGGAAAGGCCGGAGGGGCAATGGCGGAAGCTTTAGAGGAGCTCATAGGAGATAGGATCACGGCAGGGTTGGTGAACATCCTAAAGGGCACGAGTCCAAGCAGCCCCCTCGATAGAATAGGGCTGAATGAGGCATCCCACCCCATCCCAGCGGAGGATGGTGTTAGGGGGGTGGCGAAGATGCTCGAGCTGGTTAAGGGTTTAAACCAAGACGACCTTGTGATCGTCCTCATCTCGGGGGGAGGATCAGCCCTGATGGCGGATCCCGCACAAGGTGTAGACCTAGAGGAGTTGAGGGATCTTACAGGCATGCTCCTTAGATGCGGAGCCACCATAAACGAACTGAACGCGGTGAGGAAGCACCTCTCCACCATAAAGGGGGGACAGCTGGCGAGGAGGGCCTACCCTGCAACCGTCCTGGGCCTTATAATCTCAGACGTCGTGGGGGATCCATTGGATGTAATAGCTTCAGGCCCCACATCCCCAGACCCCACAACCTTCAGGGACGCCTATGAGATCCTCATGAAATATGGCCTATGGGATAGGGTAGCAAAATCCATTAGATCAAGGATAGCGGCTGGCCTCAGGGGGGAGGTTGAGGAGACCCCGAAGCCGGGGGACGAGATATTCGATAGAGTTTTCAACATCATCGTGGGGAGCAACATGACTGCGGCCAGAGCGGCGGCCTCCAGAGCCTCAAATTTAGGATACAAAACCCTCATCCTATCCACTAGGCTGGAGGGGGAGGCAAGGCATGTCGGAGGCGTTATCGGGGGAATAGCCAGGGAGATAGCCGAGTCTGGTAATCCCATCCCACCGCCCGCAGCTCTAATAGCGGGAGGGGAGACGACGGTGACAGTCACTGGAAGAGGGAGGGGGGGAAGAAACCAAGAGGCTGCTTTGAGCTCATCCCTCAAGATAGAGGGGGTCAACGCCGCAATAGCCTGCCTTGCAACCGACGGCATAGATGGACCTACGGATGCGGCGGGAGCCATAGTCGACGGCTCAACCCTAAGCAGAGCCAGAGCCACCGGGATCTCGCCTGAGGGATACCTCAGAGAGAATGATTCCTATAGCTTCTTCGAGAGGCTTGGAGACCTGATAATAACGGGGCCGACGGGGACAAACGTGAACGATTTAGCGGTGATCCTGGTCTCAGGGGATAGGGGGATGGAAAAATGA
- a CDS encoding elongation factor EF-2, which produces MPRFRQTEDILKLMHNKERIRNIGIIAHIDHGKTTMSDSLLAMAGLLAPSRAGEARALDYLEEEQRRGITIKTANISLLYEEDGKEYVINLIDTPGHVDFSGKVTRALRALDGCILLVDAVEEFQIMTEVRLRAALEERVKPVLYINKFDRLIKELKMDADAVMKKLLRIINQFNTIVQTYGIDEVKEKWTVNAANGTVAFGSALDRWGFTLPMLKRKGLKFNDIVEFYREGRVEELQKLLPLHEAILEMVVHHLPSPVEAQPFRLQAIWRGDLNGEVGKAMLKLDDDGPLVICVTNVIIDPQAGIINTGRIFSGTIRKGDDIYLLMANRSYKAQQVSIYMGQFREVVDAIPCGNIVALLGIDAGRAGETIVSPAYKDSAVGFEQIKYFTEPVLTIAVEPKRPMDLPRLIDAMTKLTIQDPNLVAVINQETGEYLLSGAGELHLEIALKDLAREYNVEVKASEPTVVYRESIREEAGPFMGKSPNKHNKLWFTVKPLDPKVIDLIREGALSEALSRRMRLEVLVEKAGWSSKDAREVVAVDQNANILVDATYGIQYLREVKDHIAGGFHWTVESGPFAGEAVRGVQVTLVDAQLHEDPVHRGPAQIMPATRQAIYAALLSARPTLLEPIYKIQVTLPAEELGNVTSLLNRKRGNIYSVEQKGPLIAVTGFIPVSEALGLASEMRAATSGRAFWQCTFDHWAPVPDNMLPDIVRKVRERKGLPPEPPQASEYIVKE; this is translated from the coding sequence ATGCCGAGGTTCAGACAGACCGAGGATATATTGAAGCTGATGCATAATAAGGAGCGCATCAGGAACATCGGGATAATAGCCCACATAGATCACGGAAAGACGACCATGAGCGACAGCCTCCTAGCCATGGCCGGCCTACTAGCCCCGAGCAGGGCGGGGGAGGCGAGGGCATTAGACTACTTAGAGGAGGAGCAGAGGAGGGGCATCACGATAAAGACGGCGAACATCAGCCTCCTTTATGAGGAGGATGGAAAGGAGTACGTGATAAACCTCATAGACACCCCAGGCCACGTCGACTTCTCAGGGAAGGTTACAAGGGCCTTAAGGGCTTTGGATGGATGTATCCTCCTAGTAGATGCGGTAGAGGAGTTCCAGATAATGACCGAGGTCAGGCTCAGGGCAGCCCTCGAGGAGAGGGTTAAGCCTGTCCTCTACATCAACAAGTTCGACCGCCTCATAAAGGAGCTGAAGATGGACGCTGACGCCGTCATGAAGAAGCTCCTGAGGATCATAAACCAGTTCAACACCATAGTCCAGACATATGGCATAGATGAGGTGAAGGAGAAGTGGACGGTGAACGCGGCCAACGGGACTGTCGCATTCGGCTCCGCCCTTGACAGGTGGGGGTTCACCCTCCCAATGCTCAAGAGGAAGGGTCTGAAGTTCAACGACATAGTCGAGTTCTACAGGGAGGGTAGGGTAGAGGAACTCCAGAAGCTCCTTCCCCTCCACGAGGCCATACTTGAAATGGTTGTCCATCACCTCCCCAGCCCCGTGGAGGCCCAGCCCTTCAGGCTCCAGGCTATATGGCGCGGCGACCTTAATGGCGAGGTAGGAAAGGCGATGCTCAAGCTGGATGATGACGGGCCATTGGTGATATGTGTAACTAACGTCATCATAGATCCCCAAGCAGGCATTATAAACACTGGCAGGATCTTCTCCGGAACCATAAGGAAGGGAGATGACATCTACCTCCTGATGGCAAACAGGTCTTACAAGGCCCAGCAGGTCAGTATATACATGGGCCAGTTCAGGGAGGTGGTTGATGCCATACCCTGCGGGAACATAGTGGCCCTCCTCGGTATAGACGCGGGAAGGGCCGGGGAGACCATAGTTAGCCCAGCCTATAAGGATAGCGCCGTTGGCTTCGAGCAGATCAAATACTTCACGGAGCCCGTCCTCACGATAGCCGTCGAGCCCAAGCGTCCAATGGACCTGCCGAGATTGATAGACGCGATGACGAAGCTCACCATCCAAGATCCAAACCTTGTTGCTGTGATAAACCAGGAGACAGGGGAGTACCTACTATCCGGCGCCGGGGAGCTCCACCTAGAGATAGCCCTCAAGGACCTTGCGAGGGAGTACAACGTGGAGGTGAAGGCCTCGGAGCCCACGGTAGTTTATAGGGAGTCGATAAGGGAGGAGGCGGGCCCCTTCATGGGGAAGAGCCCGAACAAGCATAACAAGCTCTGGTTCACGGTGAAGCCATTAGACCCGAAGGTCATCGACCTGATAAGGGAGGGGGCCCTGAGCGAGGCCCTCTCGAGGAGGATGAGGCTGGAGGTCCTGGTTGAGAAGGCTGGATGGTCATCTAAAGATGCCAGGGAGGTTGTCGCAGTGGACCAGAACGCCAACATCCTCGTGGACGCTACTTATGGAATCCAGTATCTCAGAGAGGTTAAGGACCACATAGCTGGGGGCTTCCACTGGACTGTGGAGTCAGGGCCCTTCGCCGGTGAGGCTGTGAGGGGGGTACAGGTCACGCTGGTTGATGCTCAGCTCCACGAGGATCCCGTCCACCGAGGCCCGGCCCAGATAATGCCGGCCACCAGGCAGGCGATATACGCGGCCCTCCTCTCAGCGAGACCCACTCTCCTCGAGCCCATATACAAGATACAGGTAACCCTACCAGCTGAGGAGCTGGGTAATGTTACATCCCTGCTGAATAGGAAGAGGGGGAACATATACAGCGTTGAGCAGAAGGGGCCCCTGATAGCTGTGACAGGCTTCATCCCAGTCTCCGAGGCCCTCGGACTTGCAAGCGAGATGAGGGCTGCCACATCGGGAAGAGCCTTCTGGCAGTGCACCTTCGACCACTGGGCTCCAGTACCAGACAACATGCTCCCCGATATAGTGAGAAAGGTGAGGGAGAGGAAGGGTCTTCCACCAGAGCCTCCGCAGGCCAGCGAGTACATCGTGAAAGAGTAG
- a CDS encoding succinylglutamate desuccinylase/aspartoacylase family protein, whose amino-acid sequence MPEVIEVGDVKARKGELKKGVIKGVELVNTVSIDIPVLVMNGLEEGPTLLLMSTQHGIEIQGIEVIRRVMRERVNPKGLRGAIIGIPVGNPLAFMHHQYLSWIDNLDVGGVRADNPNGNTTERLAYALWREAWSKSDLIVNIHCNTRPDSLIYQWINTGNPETKDKLIRMAEAFGVTTIYSDEPVREDSPPTLGNLAARRGIPVILEELIDGRWISEPSTSVGVRGILNIMRAFNMIDGKIETQEGIPIVSGVNRFYGMIRASRGGLIRFFKRPGEFIRKGEALAEVYDLYGDVLEVIEMPVDGYTWAYPCGQSLGTSGGLQAVQSGAPVAYAFIHEEG is encoded by the coding sequence ATGCCTGAGGTTATAGAGGTTGGAGATGTCAAGGCTAGAAAGGGGGAGCTGAAAAAGGGGGTTATAAAGGGCGTAGAGCTTGTTAACACAGTCAGCATAGATATACCGGTCCTAGTGATGAACGGATTGGAGGAGGGGCCGACGCTCCTCCTGATGTCAACCCAGCACGGCATCGAGATACAGGGGATAGAGGTCATAAGGAGAGTGATGAGGGAGAGGGTTAACCCCAAAGGGCTTAGAGGAGCTATAATAGGGATACCAGTCGGAAATCCCTTGGCCTTCATGCACCACCAATACCTCTCATGGATAGATAACCTGGATGTCGGAGGGGTGAGGGCTGACAACCCAAATGGGAACACCACGGAGAGGCTCGCATACGCCCTGTGGAGGGAGGCTTGGAGCAAGTCAGACCTCATTGTCAACATACACTGCAACACGCGGCCAGACTCCCTCATCTACCAGTGGATAAATACAGGGAATCCTGAGACAAAGGATAAGCTCATCAGGATGGCTGAGGCCTTCGGGGTCACCACGATATACTCAGATGAACCGGTCCGGGAGGACTCACCCCCAACCCTCGGAAACCTCGCCGCTAGGAGGGGGATCCCTGTAATCCTCGAGGAGCTGATAGATGGTAGATGGATCTCGGAGCCTTCAACGAGCGTTGGTGTTAGGGGGATTCTGAATATAATGAGAGCCTTCAACATGATAGATGGCAAGATCGAGACCCAAGAGGGGATCCCAATAGTCTCAGGGGTGAACAGGTTCTATGGGATGATCAGGGCCAGTAGAGGCGGCCTTATCAGGTTCTTCAAGAGGCCGGGGGAGTTCATAAGGAAAGGGGAGGCCTTAGCCGAGGTCTATGACCTCTACGGCGACGTCCTCGAGGTGATAGAAATGCCCGTTGACGGCTACACCTGGGCTTATCCATGCGGCCAATCCCTAGGGACATCTGGAGGCCTCCAAGCGGTTCAGTCAGGAGCCCCCGTCGCCTATGCCTTCATCCACGAGGAGGGATAA
- a CDS encoding amidophosphoribosyltransferase — MGDERMREGCGVYGVHLKRGEALPYLYWGLLAQNHRGHQSHGFAVYDGGIKVFKELGLIPPISHLSSKPEIGELSGGVGIGNVRYATSGACDEASLRRDAMPISISERGKSVAISLNGNIVNLKDLRGEFGNGGSDVHVICRILLEGIRETGSLEEGVKGCMERAEGAFSITGLTDEGTLFAFKDPYGFKPLCYGRGDGVEAFSSESVGLDINGIERVGEVQPGELLVVDGSSVHREQLVPCRRRAFCAFEFAYFARPDSIFDERYVYEVRRRFGVNLASRYSETASRCDIVISLPETSNDAAYGFHEESGLPWEMATRRHRYVTQRAFIMGAEERRNIVYRKVNILKPKIAGKRIAVVDDSIVRGDTTRSAVKRLREAGAKEIHLFITFPRIIGPCFYGIDMATYEELIGARLTPEKIAEELGADSVNYQPLEDYVEATGMRMNDLCLGCVTGEYPTPTANRLAKETRERISRGEREHGRIYETPD; from the coding sequence TTGGGAGATGAGAGGATGCGGGAGGGGTGCGGGGTATACGGGGTTCATTTGAAGAGGGGGGAGGCCCTCCCCTACCTATACTGGGGCCTTCTAGCCCAGAACCACAGAGGTCATCAGAGCCATGGATTCGCTGTCTACGATGGGGGGATCAAGGTTTTCAAGGAGCTGGGCCTCATCCCCCCGATCTCCCACCTCAGCTCTAAACCCGAGATTGGAGAGCTTTCAGGAGGAGTTGGAATAGGGAATGTCAGGTACGCCACCTCGGGGGCGTGTGATGAGGCTTCTCTCAGAAGGGATGCAATGCCCATCTCCATCTCAGAGAGAGGAAAATCAGTAGCCATCTCCCTCAACGGGAATATAGTCAATTTAAAGGATCTCCGAGGGGAGTTTGGAAACGGAGGATCCGACGTTCATGTCATATGCAGGATCCTCCTAGAAGGGATCCGAGAGACAGGATCACTAGAGGAGGGGGTTAAAGGGTGCATGGAGAGGGCTGAGGGAGCCTTCTCTATAACTGGCCTGACGGATGAGGGAACCCTCTTCGCATTCAAGGATCCTTACGGCTTCAAGCCCCTATGCTATGGTAGGGGAGACGGCGTTGAGGCTTTCAGCTCCGAGAGTGTAGGGCTAGACATCAACGGGATAGAGAGGGTTGGTGAGGTTCAGCCCGGAGAGCTTCTCGTGGTGGATGGATCCTCAGTCCATAGGGAGCAGCTCGTCCCCTGCAGGAGGAGGGCCTTCTGCGCCTTCGAGTTCGCCTACTTCGCCCGCCCCGACTCCATATTCGACGAAAGGTATGTTTATGAGGTGAGGAGGAGATTCGGGGTTAACCTAGCCTCAAGGTACTCGGAGACCGCCTCCAGATGCGATATAGTGATCTCCCTGCCCGAGACCTCCAACGACGCTGCATATGGATTCCACGAGGAGTCAGGCCTCCCATGGGAGATGGCGACGAGGAGGCACAGATATGTAACCCAGAGGGCCTTCATAATGGGAGCTGAGGAGAGGAGGAATATCGTCTATAGAAAGGTGAATATCCTCAAGCCCAAAATAGCAGGAAAAAGGATAGCCGTCGTCGACGACAGCATAGTGAGGGGGGATACAACCCGCTCGGCTGTTAAGCGCCTCAGGGAGGCAGGAGCCAAGGAGATCCACCTATTCATAACCTTCCCGAGGATTATAGGCCCATGCTTCTACGGCATAGATATGGCCACGTATGAAGAGCTGATAGGAGCGAGGCTGACCCCAGAAAAGATAGCGGAGGAGCTCGGGGCCGACAGCGTCAACTACCAGCCCCTTGAAGATTACGTGGAGGCGACAGGGATGAGAATGAATGACCTCTGCCTCGGATGCGTGACGGGGGAATATCCCACACCGACCGCCAATAGACTGGCCAAAGAGACGAGGGAACGCATCTCCAGAGGAGAAAGAGAGCATGGGAGAATATACGAAACCCCGGATTGA